A stretch of Henckelia pumila isolate YLH828 chromosome 4, ASM3356847v2, whole genome shotgun sequence DNA encodes these proteins:
- the LOC140860124 gene encoding uncharacterized protein isoform X1 yields MAEDICLFTKGTVIVKSAKKSPASLRMIVLVFAVVCGVYICSVCLKQTNFLSQTKFLDIETNTRHCHIKGVDRSQTPRLYYPNPTTFSRAECACNPVQLFTILSMQRSGSGWFETLLNSHTNVSSNGEIFSVKARRSNISSILTTLDHVYNLDWLTSASKNHCSAAVGFKWMLNQGLMEYHKEILEYFNDRGVSVIFLFRRNLLRRMVSVLANSYDRYAKLLNGTHKSHVHSREEAETLSTYKPAINSTSLVMDLKLTEKMVLEALDYFSSTRNIVLYYEDLIKNQTKLGDVQDFLGLPKMELTSRQVKIHKGSLSEHMKNWDDVNKTLSGTKYESFLNSDYMD; encoded by the exons ATGGCCGAAGACATCTGTCTCTTCACAAAG GGCACCGTAATTGTAAAATCTGCCAAGAAATCTCCAGCTTCATTAAGGATGATAGTCTTAGTTTTTGCGGTGGTATGTGGTGTTTATATATGCTCGGTCTGTCTGAAACAAACCAATTTTCTTAGCCAAACAAAATTCCTGGACATCGAAACTAATACAAGGCATTGCCATATAAAGGGCGTCGACAGATCTCAAACTCCACGGTTGTACTACCCAAATCCCACCACCTTTAGCAG GGCTGAATGTGCCTGTAATCCAGTGCAACTATTCACAATTCTGTCTATGCAAAGATCCGGGAGTGGATGGTTTGAGACTCTATTAAATAGCCATACTAATGTAAGTTCCAACGGTGAGATATTCTCTGTGAAGGCGAGAAGAAGTAACATTTCTTCAATTTTGACGACTCTGGATCATGTTTACAATTTGGACTGGCTTACTAGCGCTTCCAAGAATCATTGCTCGGCTGCAGTTGGCTTCAAGTGGATGCTTAATCAG GGATTGATGGAATACCATAAAGAAATCCTTGAGTATTTCAATGATAGAGGTGTTTCAGTAATATTTCTCTTCCGGAGGAATTTACTTCGCAGGATGGTTTCGGTGCTAGCAAATTCTTACGATAGATATGCTAAACTCCTGAACGGTACGCACAAGTCCCATGTGCACTCACGTGAAGAG GCGGAGACTCTATCGACATACAAACCTGCAATTAACTCAACATCTCTGGTAATGGATTTGAAACTCACGGAGAAGATGGTTTTGGAAGCATTGGATTATTTCAGCAGCACCAGGAACATTGTTCTCTACTACGAAGATCTTATAAAGAATCAAACT AAACTAGGGGATGTTCAAGATTTTCTTGGGTTGCCGAAAATGGAGTTAACTAGTCGTCAAGTAAAGATACACAAAGGATCATTGTCCGAGCACATGAAGAATTGGGACGATGTTAACAAAACTCTAAGCGGAACCAAATACGAAAGCTTCCTAAATAGTGACTACATGGATTAG
- the LOC140860124 gene encoding uncharacterized protein isoform X2 — protein MIVLVFAVVCGVYICSVCLKQTNFLSQTKFLDIETNTRHCHIKGVDRSQTPRLYYPNPTTFSRAECACNPVQLFTILSMQRSGSGWFETLLNSHTNVSSNGEIFSVKARRSNISSILTTLDHVYNLDWLTSASKNHCSAAVGFKWMLNQGLMEYHKEILEYFNDRGVSVIFLFRRNLLRRMVSVLANSYDRYAKLLNGTHKSHVHSREEAETLSTYKPAINSTSLVMDLKLTEKMVLEALDYFSSTRNIVLYYEDLIKNQTKLGDVQDFLGLPKMELTSRQVKIHKGSLSEHMKNWDDVNKTLSGTKYESFLNSDYMD, from the exons ATGATAGTCTTAGTTTTTGCGGTGGTATGTGGTGTTTATATATGCTCGGTCTGTCTGAAACAAACCAATTTTCTTAGCCAAACAAAATTCCTGGACATCGAAACTAATACAAGGCATTGCCATATAAAGGGCGTCGACAGATCTCAAACTCCACGGTTGTACTACCCAAATCCCACCACCTTTAGCAG GGCTGAATGTGCCTGTAATCCAGTGCAACTATTCACAATTCTGTCTATGCAAAGATCCGGGAGTGGATGGTTTGAGACTCTATTAAATAGCCATACTAATGTAAGTTCCAACGGTGAGATATTCTCTGTGAAGGCGAGAAGAAGTAACATTTCTTCAATTTTGACGACTCTGGATCATGTTTACAATTTGGACTGGCTTACTAGCGCTTCCAAGAATCATTGCTCGGCTGCAGTTGGCTTCAAGTGGATGCTTAATCAG GGATTGATGGAATACCATAAAGAAATCCTTGAGTATTTCAATGATAGAGGTGTTTCAGTAATATTTCTCTTCCGGAGGAATTTACTTCGCAGGATGGTTTCGGTGCTAGCAAATTCTTACGATAGATATGCTAAACTCCTGAACGGTACGCACAAGTCCCATGTGCACTCACGTGAAGAG GCGGAGACTCTATCGACATACAAACCTGCAATTAACTCAACATCTCTGGTAATGGATTTGAAACTCACGGAGAAGATGGTTTTGGAAGCATTGGATTATTTCAGCAGCACCAGGAACATTGTTCTCTACTACGAAGATCTTATAAAGAATCAAACT AAACTAGGGGATGTTCAAGATTTTCTTGGGTTGCCGAAAATGGAGTTAACTAGTCGTCAAGTAAAGATACACAAAGGATCATTGTCCGAGCACATGAAGAATTGGGACGATGTTAACAAAACTCTAAGCGGAACCAAATACGAAAGCTTCCTAAATAGTGACTACATGGATTAG
- the LOC140860124 gene encoding uncharacterized protein isoform X4, translating to MIVLVFAVGVDRSQTPRLYYPNPTTFSRAECACNPVQLFTILSMQRSGSGWFETLLNSHTNVSSNGEIFSVKARRSNISSILTTLDHVYNLDWLTSASKNHCSAAVGFKWMLNQGLMEYHKEILEYFNDRGVSVIFLFRRNLLRRMVSVLANSYDRYAKLLNGTHKSHVHSREEAETLSTYKPAINSTSLVMDLKLTEKMVLEALDYFSSTRNIVLYYEDLIKNQTKLGDVQDFLGLPKMELTSRQVKIHKGSLSEHMKNWDDVNKTLSGTKYESFLNSDYMD from the exons ATGATAGTCTTAGTTTTTGCGGTG GGCGTCGACAGATCTCAAACTCCACGGTTGTACTACCCAAATCCCACCACCTTTAGCAG GGCTGAATGTGCCTGTAATCCAGTGCAACTATTCACAATTCTGTCTATGCAAAGATCCGGGAGTGGATGGTTTGAGACTCTATTAAATAGCCATACTAATGTAAGTTCCAACGGTGAGATATTCTCTGTGAAGGCGAGAAGAAGTAACATTTCTTCAATTTTGACGACTCTGGATCATGTTTACAATTTGGACTGGCTTACTAGCGCTTCCAAGAATCATTGCTCGGCTGCAGTTGGCTTCAAGTGGATGCTTAATCAG GGATTGATGGAATACCATAAAGAAATCCTTGAGTATTTCAATGATAGAGGTGTTTCAGTAATATTTCTCTTCCGGAGGAATTTACTTCGCAGGATGGTTTCGGTGCTAGCAAATTCTTACGATAGATATGCTAAACTCCTGAACGGTACGCACAAGTCCCATGTGCACTCACGTGAAGAG GCGGAGACTCTATCGACATACAAACCTGCAATTAACTCAACATCTCTGGTAATGGATTTGAAACTCACGGAGAAGATGGTTTTGGAAGCATTGGATTATTTCAGCAGCACCAGGAACATTGTTCTCTACTACGAAGATCTTATAAAGAATCAAACT AAACTAGGGGATGTTCAAGATTTTCTTGGGTTGCCGAAAATGGAGTTAACTAGTCGTCAAGTAAAGATACACAAAGGATCATTGTCCGAGCACATGAAGAATTGGGACGATGTTAACAAAACTCTAAGCGGAACCAAATACGAAAGCTTCCTAAATAGTGACTACATGGATTAG
- the LOC140860124 gene encoding uncharacterized protein isoform X3, whose product MAEDICLFTKGTVIVKSAKKSPASLRMIVLVFAVGVDRSQTPRLYYPNPTTFSRAECACNPVQLFTILSMQRSGSGWFETLLNSHTNVSSNGEIFSVKARRSNISSILTTLDHVYNLDWLTSASKNHCSAAVGFKWMLNQGLMEYHKEILEYFNDRGVSVIFLFRRNLLRRMVSVLANSYDRYAKLLNGTHKSHVHSREEAETLSTYKPAINSTSLVMDLKLTEKMVLEALDYFSSTRNIVLYYEDLIKNQTKLGDVQDFLGLPKMELTSRQVKIHKGSLSEHMKNWDDVNKTLSGTKYESFLNSDYMD is encoded by the exons ATGGCCGAAGACATCTGTCTCTTCACAAAG GGCACCGTAATTGTAAAATCTGCCAAGAAATCTCCAGCTTCATTAAGGATGATAGTCTTAGTTTTTGCGGTG GGCGTCGACAGATCTCAAACTCCACGGTTGTACTACCCAAATCCCACCACCTTTAGCAG GGCTGAATGTGCCTGTAATCCAGTGCAACTATTCACAATTCTGTCTATGCAAAGATCCGGGAGTGGATGGTTTGAGACTCTATTAAATAGCCATACTAATGTAAGTTCCAACGGTGAGATATTCTCTGTGAAGGCGAGAAGAAGTAACATTTCTTCAATTTTGACGACTCTGGATCATGTTTACAATTTGGACTGGCTTACTAGCGCTTCCAAGAATCATTGCTCGGCTGCAGTTGGCTTCAAGTGGATGCTTAATCAG GGATTGATGGAATACCATAAAGAAATCCTTGAGTATTTCAATGATAGAGGTGTTTCAGTAATATTTCTCTTCCGGAGGAATTTACTTCGCAGGATGGTTTCGGTGCTAGCAAATTCTTACGATAGATATGCTAAACTCCTGAACGGTACGCACAAGTCCCATGTGCACTCACGTGAAGAG GCGGAGACTCTATCGACATACAAACCTGCAATTAACTCAACATCTCTGGTAATGGATTTGAAACTCACGGAGAAGATGGTTTTGGAAGCATTGGATTATTTCAGCAGCACCAGGAACATTGTTCTCTACTACGAAGATCTTATAAAGAATCAAACT AAACTAGGGGATGTTCAAGATTTTCTTGGGTTGCCGAAAATGGAGTTAACTAGTCGTCAAGTAAAGATACACAAAGGATCATTGTCCGAGCACATGAAGAATTGGGACGATGTTAACAAAACTCTAAGCGGAACCAAATACGAAAGCTTCCTAAATAGTGACTACATGGATTAG